GAAAAACTGGCCCAAAAATTCGGTTTTGAAACGACACTGGAAAATATATCGTCCGGACTGGAGGGGATGGGATGTTACCAGAGAAGGGATGAGGCGATAAGAGAGCTATTCCCCGAATTTGATTCCAGTTACACGGCGAAGATTACCAACCCGACCAATATTCTTGAAAAGGAGACTTTCAACTTCTTCACCCTCACGGTCGAGGATAAGCAGGGACGCATTCAATCGAAAAGGATGTCGCCCTCGGTCTATCTTCAGGTGGTGGCTTCATCCAATCTGAAACAGCGGCTCCGTATGACCACCCTGTATTACCACGCCGAGAAAAGAAACTGGGCGGTGGTCGGGACGGGCAACAAGGATGAGCATTGTCAGGGATTTTTTGTGAAGTATGGCGACGGGGGGGCCGACCTGAAGCCGATTGCACACCTTTTCAAAATACAGGTTTATCAGTTGGCGGAATACCTTGGCGTTCCGGATGAGATTATCAGGCGAGTTCCCACGACTGATACTTACAGCGCCGAAGTAACGCAGGAGGAATTCTTCTTTGGACTCGATTTTTACCATATGGAT
This portion of the Candidatus Zixiibacteriota bacterium genome encodes:
- the nadE gene encoding NAD(+) synthase; the encoded protein is MKFSKDSLKIDAAKVADQLCQTILTQIRGTLKKGGAVVGISGGIDSSVCAALCARALGPKKVLGIMMPEKESAGESRTLAEKLAQKFGFETTLENISSGLEGMGCYQRRDEAIRELFPEFDSSYTAKITNPTNILEKETFNFFTLTVEDKQGRIQSKRMSPSVYLQVVASSNLKQRLRMTTLYYHAEKRNWAVVGTGNKDEHCQGFFVKYGDGGADLKPIAHLFKIQVYQLAEYLGVPDEIIRRVPTTDTYSAEVTQEEFFFGLDFYHMDMLWYAMENTIPPAEAAKVLDLTVEQVERGYANIERKIKATEYLRMNPLEIV